A segment of the Molothrus ater isolate BHLD 08-10-18 breed brown headed cowbird chromosome 28, BPBGC_Mater_1.1, whole genome shotgun sequence genome:
atggaaaaaggagaaaggaaaggaaatttcttccttttttcacaACGCACAACCACCCTCCCCCTCTCTCTGAGGGGACCACAAGGTGCATTTTGGATACAACCACCCTCAAACCACTGCTGATTCCCACAAGTCCCTGACTGCATTCCAAATCCTTGCAAACATTCCCCACAGCCTTGCAAACACTCCCTGCACCTTGTTTTCACAGGGAACaaaggctgggaaagctgccccagcacacagctgtgACCATTTTGTTTATGAACAGGAAAGAACAACAGGAGAAAGCAGCTTCTAATTGTGTCCCAGAGTTCTCCATCCCACAGATGTTGTTCCCACCACCCTTCCCCAAATTACTTCTCTGCTTCCTGGGAAAGGGACTCCACCttctgtgacagcagctgctcactCTGCATCAGCTGATAAACTCCAATGTCCACATCGTTCATTGGGGACACCTTGGCGTGGAGGCCCCGGGCAAACTTCACAATCTGCaatcagagcagcacagcctggagtcACTCCCCAGACATCTCAAAATCTCacttggaaggaaggaagagaagttTTTACACTCTCAGTTTAGGCCTTGGTGTCATGTCCCAGTCACCAGAGGATTTAATATTAAACTAGGATCAGGATCAGCAGTGTGGGAACAAAAAGCCCTAAGGGAACACCTGAAGATTTCAAGCTGTCCCTGGATTGTGGAAGTGGATGGGAATGTCAGACTCCCAAGGACTTCAGAACACCACAGGGCAAGTGGAACCTCAGAGCTGAGTGCCTGCACCTCCGTGGGAAGTGACAAACATAAAAGGCTTTTCAGAAACGTGGAATTCCACAGTGATTTGAGAGGTGTGGAGTTTGTGGGGTTGGGAATAGTCAACCTGCAGGGTCTGCCATGTTTCTAACTCCTCAATTAAATCTGAATTATTAGAAGTGTTTAAAGAACCCactgtcactgtgatattttctgaaaaatccctttgccaggatttcttctcctgggaagatgagaagcctcagctcctccatgttctcctcctctggaatgtggtctggaggttgtttatccaaacatgtgaattgtttttaattcatGACCAATCCCCATCAGCTGTGtcggactctgaggagtcagcCATGAACTTTCatgatcattcttttctaccCTTCTGATggatcctttctctttcttcagtatagtttaattatataatttcttatcatttcatataatataattaatataatataatgcaatgtaatgcaatataatataaatcatTTCATATGATAcgatataatataatataatttcatataaTTTCTTATAATGCAACTTCATattatatgatatgatataatatgatataatattatataatattatattatatcatattatatattattttatataatatgatatattatattatattattttatatgatatgatatataatataatataatacaatacaatataatataatataatataatataatataatataatataataatgtaatatataatttcatataatttcttataaaacaatttcatattatatgatatattatattatttcatattatattatataatttcatattataatataatattatatcatttcatatcatatcatatcattTCATATGATGTAATATAATTTCATAACATTTCATATCATATCATTTCACATCATATCATTTCATGTATTAGCCTTCTGAGgacatggagtcaaattctcatctctcacctcgtcctgggtGTCTCACACCACAACCTGCCATGCCACAATTAGGATTTCTTGTCACCTACAACCACCTTGAAGCACGTGGAATTCACCTTTCcagacagagcacagccagcagaacGCCTACAACCCATGTCTCTGCAGGCAGGTGGAAGGCAAGACAGAGATGACACCACCCAAAAGCAGTCACCTGGACCCTGTACCTTCTCTCCGTTCTGCTCCAGGATGGTGaccctcttctccttctgcagctgcagcagcagcaggtagAAGGTCCTCTCGTCGGGGCACAGGCCGGCGCACAGCGAGCGCAGCTCGGAGAGCGCCACCACGGGGTGGGAGGAGAGCGCCGAGCTCTGGTACAGCCGATAAAcctcctctgccttctcctgcaaGGATCCGGCCAGACAGAAACTTCAGGGGATTTACGGATTTCAGAGGAGCTAAGATCACGGTTAGAGATGAGCTTTATTGGAGTTCACCTCATCAAGGCCTAcccatttgttttaattaagaGTTAGTGGTTAACTAATAATTGATGGCTTGTCAACACAATGTTGGGTTAGCTGGGTTTATAATGAAGACTATAGAGACTGATAAATAACTTTTAGGAACAGAAGACAATTGTTTTTAGGAGCATAATACAAATGTTTTTAGGAGCATAAGACAATTGTTTGTAGGAACATAAGACAATTGTTTGTAGGAGCATAAGACAAATGTTTTTAGGAACATAAGACAATTGTTTGTAGGAGCATAAGACAATTGTTTTTAGGAGCAGAAGACAATTGTGGCCTCCTCTGCTCTGAAACCAATTGAAGATAGGGAATGGGAGTTCTACCAAGGGTTCACTTGTCATCTTTGCATTGAAAAGGTAGAAAGGTCAGAACGAGGAAGACTTCAGttacttcctcattttgggacccctccccatgaaagggaCCACCCCATTTCAAGGGACAAACTACTCATGCTTAATAACTTTTGAACTAATAggaagcagggaatgggatgtaGCAAAGTTATGAATTTTGGattttgggtattcaatactTGTACAGATAAAAGGACTCTGTAATCACCTGTAGATGGTGTGTATTTGGGAGTTATCCCACAATAAACAAACACTTTTTAACTTTAAACTGTCAGAGAGTGTTTGGATATCAGTACTAGATCAATATCCATACTGGGAATGGGATGTAGCAAAGTTATGAATACGCATTTGGATTTTGGGTATTCAATATTTGTACAGATAAAAGGACTCTGTGATCACCTGTAAACCacagtgtgtatttgggagctatcccACAATAAACAAACACTTTCTAACTCTAAACTGTCAGAGAGATTTTGTCTGTCACAGTTGGATATTGGTACTAGATCAATATCCACAATTTTTGAATAAATCACAGTGATGCCTTAGGATTCCACCTCTGGTGTTTTCCAGATCCTGTGCTGCCTCAGTGCATCACTCTGAACTCCAGAGAGTGTCAGTTCCTGGCTTCACATTCTGGGCACACAAACAATCCCTCCATGCCTGAGATCCAGGGACACTCTGCTGCCTCAGGCCCCAAAAAGCATCAACACAAGTGAATTGGGGGGTGCAAACTGGGGGGaaatgacttcattagctggagctgtaattggacaattaacccctgATATGTAAATGAACCAAACTCATACCTgtctgaaaaactcatgaccCCTGTGCatcctggaggctgctgctgactgCCCACGGTGTAGCTAACTTTAAGGcctttaatattatttattattaatattatttattattaatattatttattattaattaatttattattaatataacCTTACtgtttattattaataaatatttattaatttgttattatttctctttaattatttttattcattaacTTATTATTAATGAATGCCCACTTGATTCTCTAACTCTGTCTAGGCTCTGTTCTAGGCAGCCACCCCAAGGCATCCCAGGGGTGCTGGCAGCCCACCCAgcattcctgctcttcccaaatCCTCCACACCTCCTTCCTCCCAACCTGGACACTTCCTGCTTTATTCCAGAGTGAATTTCAGGATGAGCCACAGGGAACTCTCAAAACAGTCAtccacaaaaaccaaaactctgTTGTGGACATTCCCTGAAAagctgtggagcagcacaggaaccaCACAGGCATCAATTGGCTTCTCCTGCACTTCCTGGAAATCCCTCAAATCCAGGTTTGAAGCAAATCAAAACTCCTGCTTTTACAGCTTTCCCACATTTCTGCTGGACACAGTAACCCAGAGAACCACAGCAAGGCCTGGGGCTCCTTCAGCAGACACAGAGTAACAGAGAGAGaacaggggctgggccaggatcccatcccatgggaaagcagctggaataatgggaaaaaagggaatctgggctggggggacactggatggccaggctgggactgCCCCAtgccctgctcatccctggAGCAGATGGAGCTCAGGCTCAGGGTTCCTCATGTCCTGCACAGGAatgagctccagcctgggattcccagctggctgccagcacagttCTCACCTCCCTGGAATTGTGGAATTGCAAGGAATTGtgtccttcccttttcctggaGTCAGTGAGGAATCATTGTCAGAagcatggaatggtttgggatggaaggacctgaaatcccacccagtgccagccctgccatggcagggacacctcccactgtcccagaggctccagcctggccttgggcacctccagggatccaggggcagccacagctccctgggaattccatcccagcctgccagggaacaattcctatCCAGtatcccctccatccctgccctctggcagtgggagccactccctgtgtcctgtccctccatcccctgcccaaacccctctgcagctctcctggagcccctttaggccctgcaaggggctctgagctctcctggagttTCTCTTCTCCACATGagcacctccagctctcccagcctggctccagcccttggagcagctccatcaTTTTCAAGGAACATCcaaatcccttcccatccccaaGTCACTCCACACATCTCTCTCCAGGCTTTTGAACacctcagcagcaccaaggaagatctgctcagccctgagccctcCTTCCAGCACATGAAATGACTCCTGGTTTTCCTGGAGATGCCCAGGAAAAGCTCTCCACAAcactcacctgcagcagctccacgtAGATCAgaacctcctcttcctcagggATTTTGCTGTCCCCCAGCACGCTGGACAGGGTCCACTTGAGGGGCTTCAGGATGAAAACTCCCACACCCCATGAGATCCAGCTGCTGTCTACACTGGCCATGAAGTCTGACTCCCTCTGGAGCTTCCCACGTCTAGGGAAAAGAGAATTCAGGTGGAACTGAACACAGTCAGTCTAAGCCCTGGATATCCTGCACACCCTCCACTCCAGTGGCATTTTCTATCACCAAATCCTGCTCAGGTTTGAGATTCCATTGCTGGAAGCACACAGAGGTTTCCACTCCTCCCCTGCTTCCTCTGGATCCCAAGtgctttttgtttattcttttttcccGTTTTGCAAGTTTCTCCCAGTTTTCTACTCAAAACTGATGAGGCATCAAAGGAGGGGATGAACAGGGAGGGTCAGTTTTAGGGTAATCAGCCATTTCAGGAGAGCTCCGTTTTTATATTAAACTGCAGCAACAGCTTCTCCAATctactggttttaattttcaggtCACCAACAGAGCTCCTGCTGTTTTGAGCCTCTTCGAGGTACCAGTCCCGGGCTCCAATTTCACAGCACAAAACCTCTGGTTGCAAACACAGCTCAACACatccccagtgccctcagcagcTGCGACACCACAACATTCCAGGGATTATCTCCCTGTTTAGCAGCGATATTCCTGTGGGAATATTCCTGTCCTCCCACACCTCCTGCGAggccctggctgagctctgcctccctgtCCAGCTCGGCCTCCCAAATTCCACGCACAAACACCGTGAGCCGCAATTCACAGAATCTCAGactgctttgggttggaaggaccttaaatcccacccagcgCCACCCCTGCCATGCCGGGGACACCTGACCCTgtctcaggctgctccaagccccatccaacccggCCTTGGACGCTTCCAGGCACGGGGCAGCCACAGTTGCTCTGGGAACCGCGTGCCAGGTCAGAATTGCCCCTCCGGGCTGGCACAGCTCGGATCCATCGCCAGCCGCATCCCCTGACACCCCCCACACCCTCCCCGACCTCCTTTacctcagcagctctctgaggaCGGTGCCGAGCCCCAAGGGGACGCTGCCCCGCCGCTCGAAGCCGTTCTGCAGCTCCCGCAGGCACGTCCTCACCGCGCCCCTCCGCCGGCCGCGGGCCAGAACCAGCCCGACCCAGAAGGCCATCTTGCTGTCCCACTCGGTGCTGTTCACCTCGCGGCTCTGCTTGAAGGCCGAGAACAGGAAGGCCATGCGCTCGTCATCCGTCTCCCACTCCGGGGGCAGGTCCCCGGCCGGGGCCGGCCCAGGGGGGGCCTCCCCCGGGCTGCACATCTACGCGAGCCCCCGGCTCGGCCGCGGcctccgcccggcccggccgcccgcccgcctCAGGGGAGACGCGCACAGCGCATGCGCGGTGCCAcccccgcgccccccccgcCTCACTTGGGGTGGGCCGCGCCGTCCCCCCCTCAGCCCCCGCTGTGGTACGGCCCGGAGAGGGGGTCAAGGGCCCCGCCCCCAATCGCCGTCCTGAGTCATGTAGTGACGTCACTGTGACGTCATATATGGCTGTCATAAACGGTCTCAAGGCCAGTAGTGAGGGGGCGGGGCTTGGGCTATCTGGGACTATATATAtcattattatatataataatgagatatatattatatttccAATTCATCTCATATACAgaataaatgtatatttttaacgTTCATCATATAACATTTATTATTATCatataatattattaaatatttatatttatatttatttattgtatttatatttatattattgatattatattatataataatatcaTGCTATATAATATTTCATATAgtacattatatattattatattatgttattttatgttatattatgttatgttatatttataataatagatataaaaatataataaagaaattataaatctattataataataaataataataaatctaTTATAACATAATGTACATATAACGTAAActatataataaaaatgttctcAACGTATGACATCATAACTAAATATTAATCAGTAGGTAATAATATAGGTATAAGTATATTCtataatactatattatgtATAATATGTTTACATTATATAATAcaatattatatatagtattataaTCTGATATTATATCACATCATGATACAAAATTATATTGGATGATAATATAATATTCTATTAtcaatatttcatatatataatGGATCTAATTCAATATCTtattacataatatataatgtggttttatatatatatatacacatacacacacacacacacacacatatatatatatatatatatatatatatatatatatatatatatggaaatTGGTGCAAATTGCCCAGAATTTGGCGACAGCACCTTGGCTCTGCCGGCCCCAGGGAAGGCAGCCGGTCCAAGAGCTGCCTTTAAACCAATCaatgaaaatggaaatcagGAAATGACTCAGGACaagcaggatttatttttagctCCTTCCAAACCGAATTTTCctatttattattctattattatatataattttatatattatatataatttttttactattatatTCTGTATAATTATATTTACTATATAGTATATATTCTATACTTTTATATAttgcatatttatattttattgttttaatagttatattttatatataattttattatttcaatggttatattttatataaaattgtatattatatttattgttatctttattattatatttttataatatattagGATGTTATACttattattaaatttatatataattttaaatattataaatttttattatatttattataataggtgtaattatatttaatatgtagtatatattatattttatgttacatgcttatattttattttattatatgtatttttatatttttatataattgtatattatatttattgttatatttttataatatattaggatagtttatattttatattttatattttatatattaatgtATAGTGtatattatgttatatattatatatattaatctCTCCAGTTCTAGAGTTCTAGCcccaaaataaaatccttttgtGCCTGGAAATCCGTTCCCAGCTGagggtccagcctggctttaAGGAGGGCAGGTTTTAGGGTTATCAGGAACAAAAACGCTGCTCCAGGAAGGAAAGGGATCCCAAGGCTTTGTCCAAAGCCAGGCCTTGACCTGGGGGCCGGGATCACACGTGGTGGGGAAAGGACCAAAGGATGAGCTGAGCCTAAGGATGGGCTGGGCCAAATGTGAACTGGGCCAAAGGTTGAACTGGGCCTAAGGATGGGCTGGGCCAAAGGTTGAGCTGGGCTGAATGATGGGCTGGGCCTAGGGATGAGCTGGGCATAAGGATCAGCTGGGCAAAAGGTTGAGCTGGGCTGAATGTTGAGCTGGGCCTAGGGATGAGCTGGGCCTAGGGATGAGCTGGGCTCAAGGATGAGTTGATCCCAGGCACTCCGGGTCAGGCACTGGCGGGGATGgatcccctcagcccctccagccGCTCCCACTGCAGGACAGGAGAGACTCGGCAGAGGGGGAGCCCTGAGGGgtgcaaaacaaggaattccttccctggttttgttcagcccttcctggggaagcagggatccagcacacacagctgggaagaTAAATCCCATCATTCCAAACGTTCTGCTtcccctctgcccttcccaggggagcagggatcCAACACATGGATTTGGGAAGATAAATCCCATCATTCCAAACGTTCTGCTTCCCCTCTGCCCTTCATGGGGAAGCAGGAATCGACCTcacattttcaagaaaataaatcccatcAGTCCAAATAGatccctctgcccttcccaaggAAGCAGGGATCCAGCACACACAGTTGGGAAGATAAATCCCATCATTCCAAATgttctgcttctcctctgcccttcccaggggagcaggaaTCCAGCACATAGATTTGGAAAGATAAATctcagcatttaaaataaatcccagCATTCCAAATAAatccctctgcccttcccaaggAAGCAGGGATCCAGCACATGGATTTGGGATGATAGATCCCATAATTCCAAATAAATCCCAGCATTCCAAATGttctgcttccctctgcccttcctgggGAAGCAGGGATCCAGCACATGGATTTGGGATGATAGATCCCATAATTCCAAATAAATCCCAGCATTCCAAACGTTCTGCTTCccctctgcccttcctgggGAAGCAGGGATCCAGCACACATTttttgggaagacaaatgccaccACTCCAAGTGTTCCTgcttcccctctgcccctctcagGTGTGACCccaccctggagctgccccagccctgggacacagcacggggaggacgtggagctgctggagccattCCAGAGGGGCTCAGAGGATGGAGCCCCTGTCCCACGAGgaaaggctggcagagctcagcctggagaagattTGGCGGGGCCTTGTTGTGGCcctccagtgcctggagggaGGAAAGTGGGACAGGGACAATTCACAAGGACACACGGAATGGCTTCCCACCACCAGAGGACAgagttagatgggatattgggaaggaattcttgaatttcccagagaagctgtggctgcccctggatccctggaagtgtccaaggccaggttggacaaggcttggagcaccctgggatggtggaaggtgtccctgcccatggcagggggtggcactgggtgagcccttcccacccaaaccattccaggattccatgatttttcCCCAGTTTTGCAGTGCTGGACATTCCCATGGCCAGGAAcatccctgggctcagctgtgtcccctcccagtctTGTTTCCTGTCCCACTGGAAGCAGGAAAAGCCTTGAGTTGCACAAATGttagaaaaatactgaaaacgTCCTGCTGTAAACAGCCCTGCACTCAACACAGACAGGTCCTgtgagcaaaataaaatatatctaggctccagcccagcccaaaccagcacaaTCCCTCCTGGAAATTcagctgtgggaaaaaaaaacatgataTAATTTACAAGATATAAATTAAAACATAGATTGGCTGGAGAATGCCAGTCCACACGCTCTGAGAAATTTGGGATAAAAGATTCAAGGCATCCTCAGTGTTTAAACCCCAAAAccaatttttaatttgcttttgtagcctggagatggagcagcagtAGCTCTGTCCCCTCATGGAGGTTTAACCTGGGATGGGACTTTCCAAGATTAGGAAAAA
Coding sequences within it:
- the CHMP7 gene encoding charged multivesicular body protein 7 produces the protein MCSPGEAPPGPAPAGDLPPEWETDDERMAFLFSAFKQSREVNSTEWDSKMAFWVGLVLARGRRRGAVRTCLRELQNGFERRGSVPLGLGTVLRELLRRGKLQRESDFMASVDSSWISWGVGVFILKPLKWTLSSVLGDSKIPEEEEVLIYVELLQEKAEEVYRLYQSSALSSHPVVALSELRSLCAGLCPDERTFYLLLLQLQKEKRVTILEQNGEKIVKFARGLHAKVSPMNDVDIGVYQLMQSEQLLSQKVESLSQEAEKCKEDARSACRAGKKQLALRCLKAKRRTERRIEELHSKLDAVQGILDRIYASQTDQMVFNAYQAGVGALKLSMKDVTVERAENLVDQIQELCDTQDEVAQTLAGVGINGLEMDSEELEKELDSLLQDSSKDSLELPPVPQKVLSAPISDAELEAELEQLSVSAGDVAQETPSASSEPKTAVGLNL